From Hyla sarda isolate aHylSar1 chromosome 5, aHylSar1.hap1, whole genome shotgun sequence, a single genomic window includes:
- the LOC130272805 gene encoding uncharacterized protein LOC130272805, whose translation MRRRMSPSPSRPGSGHSPARTSRSEMSTAEPYFISRGKPSAYRSEQETRRTVVPTLFVTEPEDERGASARPDEQKSRWVEVEEIIEFKVKKSPKPQRKSVMSPAKPEKDDRPGRKFPQYGSRSRAFPSNDPNTNNSNNKLVEESKSTLTSCSLSEVDIPSMEYDFLGQESEAEDVLHLEQMDDVEEECGIITKPESPEADLEDERSSPPVESHTRDNKAQLPDEVELPEPDQMASLEVEDYIVEEPVDEDTEDLGNRDQKVLTRDGKVLTLEDLEDYVPGQGETYGCDENVANISGDAPCEISVLQAEINEPTIGKPVLLNVGRPLVPKHRQSFFSHLKEGIGSMFTVGSRMSRMNAMGFSDVSFHMKETTMAAATVGTSLTSQSSFNIKPSYCTEVQRPVDNGQPSFKTEVSTRTLSYGTVGETVTVHITKKDSSQS comes from the coding sequence ATgagaagaagaatgtccccatctCCATCACGTCCAGGTTCAGGACATTCTCCAGCAAGAACCTCGAGGTCTGAGATGTCCACAGCAGAACCCTACTTTATATCACGAGGCAAACCATCTGCCTATAGGTCTGAACAAGAAACACGAAGGACTGTGGTTCCCACACTCTTTGTCACGGAGCCAGAAGATGAGCGAGGAGCTTCTGCCCGGCCGGATGAACAAAAGTCTCGCTGGGTTGAGGTGGAAGAAATTATTGAATTCAAAGTGAAGAAATCACCAAAACCACAAAGGAAAAGTGTAATGTCTCCAGCCAAGCCAGAAAAAGATGATCGACCCGGAAGGAAGTTCCCCCAGTACGGCTCAAGATCAAGAGCATTCCCCAGTAATGACCCCAACACAAACAACTCCAACAATAAACTGGTGGAGGAGTCAAAGTCCACACTGACATCTTGTAGCTTATCGGAAGTGGACATCCCATCAATGGAATATGATTTCCTAGGACAAGAGTCAGAGGCTGAGGATGTTCTCCATCTAGAGCAAATGGAtgatgtagaggaagagtgtggGATCATCACTAAACCTGAGTCCCCAGAGGCTGACCTCGAGGATGAAAGGTCCTCTCCACCAGTAGAGTCACATACCAGGGACAATAAAGCACAACTTCCAGATGAGGTAGAATTACCAGAACCTGACCAAATGGCATCTCTAGAAGTAGAAGATTATATCGTGGAAGAACCAGTAGATGAAGATACTGAAGACTTAGGAAACAGAGATCAGAAAGTCCTTACTCGCGATGGGAAAGTCCTTACTTTAGAGGATCTTGAAGATTATGTTCCAGGTCAAGGAGAGACTTATGGATGTGATGAAAATGTTGCAAACATCTCAGGGGATGCTCCATGTGAGATCTCTGTTCTACAGGCAGAAATAAATGAGCCGACCATCGGCAAACCTGTGCTGCTGAATGTGGGGAGGCCGTTGGTACCTAAACATAGACAGAGTTTCTTCAGCCACTTAAAAGAAGGTATCGGAAGCATGTTCACCGTGGGCTCAAGAATGAGTAGGATGAATGCAATGGGATTCTCAGATGTGTCTTTCCATATGAAGGAAACCACCATGGCAGCAGCTACTGTCGGCACTTCATTGACCAGTCAGTCATCATTTAACATCAAACCCTCTTACTGCACTGAGGTCCAACGTCCAGTAGACAACGGTCAACCCAGCTTCAAGACGGAGGTTTCTACAAGAACCTTAAGTTACGGAACTGTGGGTGAAACGGTGACCGTACACATAACTAAAAAGGATTCTTCTCAAAGCTAA